The following is a genomic window from Chanos chanos chromosome 1, fChaCha1.1, whole genome shotgun sequence.
CGAGACGCCCAACTCGACTTAAGCGAGTTGTTCATCACATCTAGcacatttaaaattttttttatacatatatatatatatatatatatatatatatatatatatatatagatctACTTATCTCTGATACACAAGTGTTTAAACATAATTATATGGCTATACATTTGAAAACATTACTAACAATACAACTGTGAGTGAATTTCCCGCTCTCTCTAGATCAACAAAGGAAGGGGGGAAACAGATCAACTAATACTACTTATACTTGTCTCTCATGCTTTTATACACAAAAAACTGCACCTGTTCTTAGTGCTGCATCTGACCTATAACCAAATAGGGTTGACacaagaaaatcaaacaaaggtCTATCCTCAGCCACACCAAACTGCCATAGACAGGATCTTTATGTTCAAAAGTTCACAAGGTTGTATCACAGCCAAAGAGCTGTTAAGGTTGATAAACCTGCTGACGgggtgtaaaaacaaaacaaataacaacaacaacaaaaaacctttaaCGTTTTGGTTTTGCACTCATGTACCTCAAATGTTCTGGAGCAGGACCAGCCAAGTgtcataaatacattaataaaaacatgCTTCTGCAAACAGATTATATTCTCTGTGATTTATGAAACATACCATCTATGTGTTGACATTGTGCAAGTCTTCTTAGCTTTGGGGCTATGATCTTTGACATCTAGTATCTCTGTATATTCTGgttgtttctgtattttgtatgtgttaGGATGGTGTTTCATATCTAAtcatatacaaaacaacagacatgaaaaaaaacttcaatGTCATAAGCTTGGCTCTGGAATTACtgagaaaatgtgtctttggATGTCTGCATGTAACCCAGAGTAATTTCACTTTCAATTCAACTTGTTCAATGACGTAAACCCTAAATTGTGACGTTTATTACAGAATTATTTGAGTATTTGCTAACTACTTTAGGACTCACAAGTACTTTACTGAAAATGTGCCCTAAGAGGTCTGGTTAACACACAGTCTATTAAGAGTAAGACCAAACAATAGAGAGCAAAGATGTCAGGGaacaaaatgatttattgtGCATCATACAACATAACATCAGCTGAGGTCTGATAACATTAAAAGAGGACTTACAATAAGAGCACTGCTGGTGGATCTTAAAAAGGGTTTCTAACCTCAGTCCTCAGGGACTGAAACAGGAATGAGGACCAGTTCATGATCCATTCAGTCAAATGAATCTGAATTGCTTCGTTTTATCTGGTTTGGCATTGAGCAGTCAACGATAAATGGACCAAAAACACTGAActgcttcattcattcataaaaataGAAGAGAAAAGGTGCTTTTGTGATATCATTTATAAAGGTTTAGTTAATGTGAGTTAGGAGTGTAACAAGCTACAACAATCAGTCTACACCTGGTGTTAGATTTTCTAAAGCCTGTAGCATTTTTCTGCACAAAGCCCAGACTGTTCACTGCTAGCATACACCCAGACTAATCCCTGGCTCCGTTCCTTGTTTGACAGGGCTATTTTTAATTGGTGCCTCTAGGGAACATCCCTAAGTGGTCAAAACTTGAAAAGTGGGTTTCAGTGTCACAGTAAACACTGCATTTGTGTAGTCTTGACATTTGTTGCACatttgaaaaatagaaaaatagacagaaaaaCATAGAAAAAATGATGGGATGAACAGTATTTTCTTACTTCTGAATTTTCCCCCTGTTTTCATGAGCTCCCAAAGTGAACATAATGCACTGGTCAAAACTATAGTTCTGTTAAATTTCCAACTTTACAAGCACATCTGGAATGACAAGTGGACTGATTCTGTTTCCAGTATTGCCATACATTTTCTCATTCGCATACCTGATCATTCAAAACCAGAGAACTAAAACAACAGAAGCCAGGACGGTGTCAGAACTGAACAACCTCAATCATTTTTCAGCTACAAATACAATGAGTGAAGGGGGTTGGACTAATGCCACTTTCCCCTGAATGTGCGTGCAGGAGAATCCCTCAATTTAGTGTCAACAATCCTACCAATCACATGCCATACAGAGCTTGCTCTCCCACAATGCTCTGGAGCAACACCAGAGCTGCCGCCAAAGACTTTACAGGAAGCGGATACCAGCCCCAAACTGAACACCATCGCATATCCTGCAGGAAgacaggaaatgatgtcacaAGCATTCTGCCACCATGAAACAGCATCACAGCAATGATCATTAAGTCATTGACAGACCCTGAAAGCACTGAGACCtagtgagagaaggaaaactTTCTCTAAAATTAAACTGTTTGTCCCCTTGTTCGCTCTCCCCTTAACTGTGTGTGAAGAGTTACCTGTCACCACTTTGCACACCCATAGGGATACAGTAGTTCAGCTCCAGCCGGGCAATATTTCCCAGTTTTAACACAATGCCTGCTCCATACGACCATCGAATGCACTCTGCCAGCTTCTGTAGGTGGGCCCGTGGACCTTCAcctagccacacacacacgcacacgcacacacacacacacacacacacacacacagttaagcaCCTCATACAGAATGAGGTAATACTGTAGctatgtaataaataaaaactataatCCAAGACTATTTTGAAGAGAAAAGTAATTTGAGTGGACAGTAGGAGAGCAGCTACACCACGCTCTAATGACTTAAAAGTAAAGATAAGGTGCCACCTTGTGGATGATTAGTCATAttacaaatgaacagaatacaTCTTAACTTTTTTCcccaaggctttttttttaggtcCAGTTACTTAAGAGTGACAGTTCTATACCAGCACAGCTGGTTCTGTCTTATCATATGCAGTAAGACAAAGTTAATCTGATGTTGTGGATTACCAACCTTCCCAGGTACAATAAAAGGTTAAGATCTGAGAGTGGTAGACTTGAGATAGAGTTTACTGTCTCAGCTTAATAGATAGATCATTTTAATAGATAAGCTTGGGCATGTCTTGGGCACTGATCACTGGGGTTACTGAAGTGCAATGATTGAGGTAAATAAATACCATAGTTGAGGTTGCATAAGTTTCCAGCATTGAGGAAGAAGTGAGTCCTGAAGAGATCTGCGAGGCCGCCACGGCTGGAGCGGAAGGGGAGGGGAGTGTACAGGTGGATCCCACCAGCCCAATATGCCTCTCCCCCGAGGTAGTCCCCTGACCAGGGAAAAGCACACAGGTAAGAACTGAAAGAACTAAAGTGCATTTATCATTTCTGGACACAAATTTGTACAGTTAAAATGTTAGTTACAATTTCTTTTGAAGATTTCACTTTTTGCATGACATGACTCACTACTACCAAATAAAGAAATAGCCCGAAACACAACCAATGTCCTATGTTGATTCGTTAACACTAATCCATACTATTACCACTGAAGAAATGTTGCAATTCTCTTAGATTTGTACGCTACAGCAAAGGGCACAGGAGCTAACCTTCACTCTGAGGACCGATGCTGTACATCCCAAACCCTCTCACACTTGTTGGACCCCCGAGGTAAAACCTGGCAAAAGAACACATCTACTCTTTAACAAAGGCATATGTATCATATATGAATGCACACATAACATGGTACCCTATTCTGACATCCACCAGTTTCCTATTCCTGAGACAAGAGATGGCAGAATTAATGCTaatgcacacactcacctgtcagCAATAGAAGTGGGTTGGCCTCCAATGGGAAAAAGCATTCCTCCCcacagggaggcagagagaacctaaatgtgtgtttatggtagttaaaggaaaaagacacagtgaaaagatTAGAAAACAATCAAGAAAACATGTCGGTGCTCTGTGTATGGCTCTCTGTAGACATGCACTACAGCCAAGGACAACGTTGTCAATCCACTCTATTATTTGTAATGGAACTGTAGAATGAGGTCATGACTGAAAAGCTTCATGATTCTTGAGTGCCAAGAAAAATCATTAGCTAGAGAAACTTACAGAACCCAAGATGAACGGTTTGTTTAACTGCAGCTCAAAGTCTTCCTTCAGAAAACTAGCGTCTCCTCCTGTATAGCCAGCTAACTCCTAACATCATAaagaaaccacaaacaaaacaacattttttttcacatatcaATATATAAAAAGTGATTCACTTTCTACTGCCTATATTACATAAACGTGTTATGTAACACAAAGAACATATTCATTACTACATGTAACTCAGGGATAACTGTCGAaccaaatatacacacacagacacacacgcacacacacctggttGATTCGTAGCAAGGCACCTTTCTTAGGAAGAATGGCAGAGTTCCTAGTGTCTATGACCATGGTGTGCTGCAGTGGGACCGAAAGACACGAAACTTTAGAGTGACAGAAACTGAACATTATGTCTACCAAAAACATCATTACTCAGGTAGAGATCTGTGCTCAGGCTCAGATTACCACAGAGGAACGGAAAGGCCTTTCAACTGTTCATCAGCTGTTGTACAAACAACATCCCTTTATCTCAATAGTTATCAGGAGCCTATTTTATTACATAAATCTGTTCTCCTGTATTTGTCTTCAATGAAGCAATAATACAGCCACTGACATCTGTAATATCagtttgttgtttgctgttgttattatgaTGACAATTCTTTGCGgcaatgaaaaaataattattgtttaggtaaaataatttaatattttcagttattgGAAAACAAATTAGACCAAACACATTTAGACAGAAATGACTTTCCCTCTATAGAATACGTTTCGAATCTTTGTACTGTGACTTACTGGAAAACCTCTACATAcagaataaatatgcatgtataaatctatatgaaatatatatgaGATATCTCGTTCAATATTTTGTGGACTTTTGTAACTGCGCTAAGATGAAAAAATGTATAAGCCTCtagacagacatacaaataGTGTTTGAGATGTCAGACATCGGAGAGACAGGAGGGTCTATGTACCGAGAGTGCAGATTTGAGGGTGTGGCCACTTTCCTCTCGCACAGCAAACGAAGCACTACGCGCAAGGCAGCcaagctctctccacaca
Proteins encoded in this region:
- the samm50l gene encoding sorting and assembly machinery component 50 homolog B — protein: MGTVHARSMDTLPMQGRDLGVHPDDLDVMEVQQETKQEILENKDVVVQHVNIEGLGRTKEDYLGYEISEVFNAKNLVDVMKKSHEARQRLLRLGIFKEVEVIIDISEGADALPNGLDVTFEVTELKRLTGSYNTMVGNNEGSMVLGIKLPNMFGRGEKLTFQFSYGTKETSYGLSFFKPQPGCFERNFTLNLYKVTGQFPWSSLKETDRGISTELNFPLWMTDHTLKWEGVWRELGCLARSASFAVREESGHTLKSALSHTMVIDTRNSAILPKKGALLRINQELAGYTGGDASFLKEDFELQLNKPFILGSVLSASLWGGMLFPIGGQPTSIADRFYLGGPTSVRGFGMYSIGPQSEGDYLGGEAYWAGGIHLYTPLPFRSSRGGLADLFRTHFFLNAGNLCNLNYGEGPRAHLQKLAECIRWSYGAGIVLKLGNIARLELNYCIPMGVQSGDRICDGVQFGAGIRFL